GGCTTGGCTTGGACCTGCTGCGGGACGCCGTGCTGAGGACGCTCCAGGCCGCGGACATCGCCGGCATGCGGGCGCTTTTAGCCTACACCCTGAACGAGAAGGCCGCCCGCTTCTATGCGCGCGCGGGTTTCCAGCTTTCCCCCTCCGTCCGCTGACCTATATGCTGCTCCTGGATGACGCCCACAAGACCTTGGCGGGGTGATGCGGATGCCCTTGTGCGCCGCAGTCGTCGGATTTCACGGCCAGCGTTTTCGGCACAGATCACGTTCCCTGAGAGCTCCCCATGAGTAGAATCGCTGACGATTGTAGTGTTGTGCTGTGTTCCCCATGTGTTCCCTTACCCAGCTCACCCCTGTGTAACCCATTAAAATCCTGCATCCCATGCACGAGATGCACACGGGAGCAAGGAAGATGGTTTTGGTCGGGATTGGAGTTGTATTTCGTGAGTATGTCCGTGAAGTTCTGGTCAGAACGCTTAAGCCTGGCGATATTGTCGTCGCGGACAATCTCTCGGCGCACAAAGATGCGCAAGCAAGGGCATTGATAAAACAATCCGGAGCCACGAACTGGTCTCTGCCAGCCTACTCTCCAGACCTAAATCCGATTGAACAGATGTGGAGCAAGGTGAAAGCCCTCCTGCGAGGGCTCAAGGCTCGCACGGAAGAGGCCTTGTACAAAGGGCTGGCACAGGCCCTGGATAGCGTCACCCCTGAAGATGCATTGGGATGGTTCAGGGCCTGCGGGTATCTGCCAGCTCAATAGAGAACTGCTCTAGTTATCGCATTCAACCTCTCCCGCGCTTCTCGCAGGTAGTGACGTAGGAAATGGAAGGTCACATACTCCGCGCCTTGCCGGTTGCCCGCCCACAGGAAGGCGGTACCGTGTCGCGCCTGGAAGGCCAGAACGCTTTGCAGGGCTGCATGGGGCTGCATCTTCGAGCGGTAGCGGCCTTGGGCCATGTCCTGTAGCCCCGCCTCCACGACCACGGCGAAGCGGTCCAGGGCAGCGGCCCACGCAAGCTCGCGCTCGAATCGCTCACGGCCTGTGGTCAAACAGCCCACAAGGTCATCAAGGCTTTTGCGCTCGACGGCCACGCGGTCCTCAAGCCCAGCAAGGGAATAGTCGCCAGTGGGAAGGGTGCCCCGGACCTGCTCGCACTCGTACTTGTCGAAGGTGAAGGGCGCTTGCTCGCGGGTGTCGATTAGCACTCGCATGGCGTGCCCCCGGCCCTGGCAATGCGCGCCTTCATCTCTGCGCGGTGCTGCTCCACGGCTTCTGGCCGCGTGTCAATCAGGTTGGGCGCGTTCTCGCTGCCGTCAGACGCTACAAGCTCGACGCTCTTGATATGGTTGAAAGGCTGTTCATACTCCGCAACATCGCCCCCGTTGCGAGCAATGGCGTAATAGACGTACTCGGACAGCTTGTAATCACCCTGGCACTGGGATTCGGAATAGTCCTGTCGATAGGCCGTGATCTTGAACAAATTCATTTCTGCACCATCCTAGTGCGTTTAGCCTGGCGTCCTGCCGGGCGTTATGCGGCCAGTTTCATCGGGTTATATGATCCATTCGCCAATTCGCGGGCGTGCGCGGCTATGAGGTCCACGGCCCCAAGGAAGCAGTCTTGCACCATGATCCGCTCGGATGGTGTGAACGCCTCGGGATAGACCATGGCGAACTCGGGCTTGGGGTTCACGGCGTAGAAGTGCAGGTGCAGGCC
The DNA window shown above is from Desulfocurvibacter africanus subsp. africanus DSM 2603 and carries:
- a CDS encoding GNAT family N-acetyltransferase, which gives rise to MDQSCQGRGLGLDLLRDAVLRTLQAADIAGMRALLAYTLNEKAARFYARAGFQLSPSVR
- a CDS encoding transposase — its product is MVLVGIGVVFREYVREVLVRTLKPGDIVVADNLSAHKDAQARALIKQSGATNWSLPAYSPDLNPIEQMWSKVKALLRGLKARTEEALYKGLAQALDSVTPEDALGWFRACGYLPAQ
- a CDS encoding ERCC4 domain-containing protein, with amino-acid sequence MRVLIDTREQAPFTFDKYECEQVRGTLPTGDYSLAGLEDRVAVERKSLDDLVGCLTTGRERFERELAWAAALDRFAVVVEAGLQDMAQGRYRSKMQPHAALQSVLAFQARHGTAFLWAGNRQGAEYVTFHFLRHYLREARERLNAITRAVLY